In Lautropia mirabilis, one DNA window encodes the following:
- a CDS encoding Spy/CpxP family protein refolding chaperone encodes MKIRTLVVSSALAMAGISAASAATPTLVAAPVVVTAKAEQAGEVRNGAPAMQRHAHPGKQAHGHERMGRHDGPCMMPPPPMAALDLFGVGPFGVRPMHDAPPHAPKAEGGKLSAADAAKQVKRDEAEMQNRARWAERRLAQRIDQVIESVKGTPEQADKISKLASAAFQDLRPLHEQMRALDQRAEALYQAETLDRAGFEALRTERSKLMDQISQRSMNAWLDMASVLTPAQRKQLAERPQHPPRSAHGMHGGHGQRPPMPGHAPGMKGQGPDVPPPAMGAPEGAPGEAGQPQPEAAQ; translated from the coding sequence ATGAAGATCAGGACTCTGGTTGTTTCTTCCGCACTGGCCATGGCTGGTATTTCCGCCGCATCGGCGGCCACGCCCACCCTGGTGGCTGCACCGGTTGTCGTCACCGCCAAGGCCGAGCAGGCTGGCGAGGTCCGCAACGGCGCGCCGGCCATGCAGCGCCACGCTCATCCGGGCAAGCAGGCCCACGGTCACGAGCGCATGGGACGCCATGATGGGCCGTGCATGATGCCGCCCCCGCCGATGGCCGCACTGGATCTGTTCGGCGTGGGCCCCTTCGGTGTGCGCCCGATGCACGATGCTCCGCCGCATGCGCCCAAAGCCGAAGGCGGGAAGCTGTCGGCAGCGGATGCTGCAAAGCAGGTGAAGCGCGATGAGGCCGAGATGCAGAACCGCGCGCGCTGGGCCGAGCGCCGACTGGCACAACGCATCGATCAGGTGATCGAATCCGTGAAGGGCACGCCCGAGCAGGCGGACAAGATCAGCAAGCTGGCCAGCGCCGCCTTCCAGGACCTGCGCCCGCTGCATGAGCAGATGCGCGCCCTGGACCAGCGGGCCGAGGCCCTCTATCAGGCCGAGACGCTGGACCGCGCCGGCTTCGAGGCCCTGCGCACCGAGCGCAGCAAGCTGATGGATCAGATCTCGCAGCGTTCGATGAACGCCTGGCTGGACATGGCCTCGGTGCTGACGCCCGCGCAGCGCAAGCAGCTGGCCGAGCGCCCCCAGCATCCGCCCCGTTCGGCCCATGGCATGCACGGCGGACACGGCCAGCGCCCGCCCATGCCGGGCCATGCCCCGGGCATGAAGGGACAGGGCCCCGACGTGCCGCCGCCGGCCATGGGAGCGCCTGAAGGCGCGCCGGGCGAGGCCGGCCAGCCCCAACCCGAGGCTGCACAGTAA
- a CDS encoding response regulator, whose amino-acid sequence MSSPEILLIDDDRRLADMVGRYLGQAGFAVQHQGTAREGLAALGQQVPGLVLLDLMLPDGDGLDVCRQIRQMPGAAATVPVLMLTARGETTDRIVGLEIGADDYLPKPFEPRELLARVRALLRRASVPPAADPAAGDAGEGGAATGTGAHGAAAQSGGVAVSGGAGVAAGSVATQGGAAARGTSVADDDPPVLVLDDLEIDEGAREVRVAGEKRTLTSYQFDLLLALARHAGRVMSRERLMDLVKGAPLEAFDRSIDVHVGKIRQAIEADPRQPVRLLTVRGVGYVFARPRNGSA is encoded by the coding sequence ATGTCGTCTCCCGAGATTCTGCTGATCGACGATGACCGCCGCCTGGCCGACATGGTGGGCCGTTACCTGGGGCAGGCCGGCTTTGCCGTGCAGCATCAGGGAACGGCGCGGGAAGGTCTGGCGGCGCTGGGACAGCAGGTGCCGGGGCTGGTGCTGCTGGACCTGATGCTGCCCGACGGTGACGGTCTGGACGTGTGCCGCCAGATCCGGCAGATGCCGGGGGCGGCCGCCACGGTGCCTGTCCTGATGCTCACGGCACGGGGCGAGACCACCGACCGCATCGTGGGTCTGGAGATCGGCGCAGACGACTACCTGCCCAAGCCCTTCGAACCGCGCGAACTGCTGGCCCGGGTGCGGGCGCTGCTGCGTCGCGCCTCGGTGCCGCCCGCAGCGGATCCCGCCGCCGGGGATGCAGGAGAGGGCGGTGCAGCAACGGGCACCGGGGCTCATGGCGCCGCTGCCCAGTCGGGTGGCGTGGCAGTGTCCGGTGGCGCAGGTGTCGCTGCCGGCAGTGTGGCCACCCAGGGGGGAGCCGCTGCACGGGGTACCTCCGTGGCGGACGACGATCCCCCGGTGCTGGTGCTTGATGATCTGGAGATCGACGAGGGCGCCCGCGAGGTGCGCGTGGCGGGCGAGAAACGCACGCTGACCAGCTACCAGTTCGACCTGCTGCTGGCGCTGGCCCGCCATGCTGGCCGAGTGATGTCGCGCGAACGGCTGATGGATCTGGTCAAGGGCGCGCCGCTGGAAGCCTTCGACCGTTCCATCGACGTGCATGTAGGCAAGATCCGTCAGGCCATCGAGGCCGATCCCCGGCAGCCCGTGCGGCTGCTGACCGTGCGCGGCGTGGGCTATGTGTTCGCGCGGCCGCGCAACGGCTCCGCCTGA